The following are encoded in a window of Ruminiclostridium herbifermentans genomic DNA:
- a CDS encoding Hsp20/alpha crystallin family protein, whose protein sequence is MFGIVPFRNNNIQGRSGLFDIDNMFNDFFNEPFMGIVSASSIKADIKENENEFVIDAEIPGVNKEDIKLDLKNDRLTISVEKTEESKEEKNNYIRRERRYGSTSRSFCVQNVKAEDVSAKYENGILTIILPKSEAKKLSSRIEIQ, encoded by the coding sequence ATGTTTGGAATAGTACCATTCAGAAACAACAATATTCAAGGAAGATCAGGTTTGTTTGACATCGACAATATGTTTAATGATTTCTTTAATGAACCGTTTATGGGAATTGTAAGTGCAAGTTCCATAAAAGCAGATATTAAGGAGAATGAAAATGAATTTGTAATTGATGCAGAAATCCCTGGTGTAAATAAGGAAGATATTAAATTAGATTTAAAGAATGACAGGCTTACAATTTCGGTAGAAAAGACTGAAGAGTCAAAGGAAGAGAAGAATAACTATATTAGAAGGGAAAGAAGATACGGCTCAACTAGCAGAAGCTTTTGTGTTCAGAATGTAAAAGCTGAAGATGTCTCAGCAAAATACGAAAATGGGATTTTGACAATTATTTTACCTAAGAGCGAAGCTAAAAAGCTGAGCAGCAGAATTGAGATTCAGTAG
- the nudC gene encoding NAD(+) diphosphatase, which produces MYRESIYKCYEPAVTPQNVNDNEKYWFAFCENKMLIKVENNNYSIPYLNNLQQINISPVRTQYLGLYKGCPCYSAEIASEEYIPVGMEFIALRALFELIDMDLFLLAGKAYQIVLWDQSNQFCGRCGSPTIEPPDERAKKCPKCGLIKYPQICPAVITAVFKDNKILLAHAKAFKNNIHGLISGFLEPGETLEECVQRELMEEVGIKVKNITYFGSQPWPYPNSLMVGFTAEYESGEISVDGTEIEKADWFSPDNLPELPSQVSIARQIIDWYTQKGL; this is translated from the coding sequence ATGTATAGAGAAAGTATTTATAAATGCTACGAACCAGCTGTAACACCTCAAAATGTAAATGATAACGAAAAATATTGGTTTGCCTTTTGTGAAAATAAAATGCTTATTAAGGTTGAAAACAACAACTACAGCATTCCTTATTTGAACAATTTACAGCAGATTAACATTTCACCTGTCAGAACCCAGTATCTAGGGCTTTATAAAGGCTGTCCGTGTTATTCTGCAGAAATTGCCTCAGAAGAATATATTCCTGTTGGGATGGAATTTATAGCATTGAGAGCGCTATTTGAATTAATAGACATGGACTTATTTCTTTTAGCGGGCAAAGCATATCAGATAGTACTTTGGGATCAATCTAATCAGTTTTGCGGCAGATGTGGCAGTCCTACAATAGAACCACCTGACGAAAGAGCAAAAAAATGCCCTAAATGCGGTTTGATTAAGTATCCTCAGATTTGTCCAGCTGTAATAACAGCAGTTTTTAAGGATAACAAGATACTTCTAGCACATGCCAAAGCTTTTAAAAACAACATACACGGACTTATCTCAGGCTTCTTAGAACCAGGCGAAACTCTTGAGGAGTGTGTTCAAAGAGAACTTATGGAAGAAGTGGGCATCAAGGTTAAAAACATAACATATTTCGGAAGCCAGCCCTGGCCGTATCCAAACTCTTTAATGGTAGGCTTCACTGCTGAGTATGAAAGCGGTGAAATTTCTGTGGACGGTACTGAAATCGAAAAAGCCGATTGGTTCAGCCCCGACAACCTTCCTGAACTGCCCTCACAAGTAAGTATAGCAAGGCAAATAATTGACTGGTATACTCAGAAAGGCTTATAA
- a CDS encoding glycosyltransferase family 39 protein — MNKLKFKDFIFYAIVWGAIALLILISICVIRNLGPSVVKMPFYMGYIYVILSIAAIFILYKVNIVTKINTKVFITLLIIIALVPRFIWVYFVQTQPFSDFLHLHNYGINASQGDFKGFVDFYAVFPFKIGFGMVLAGLYYIFGTGLMVAKLFNVAASVILVILIYTGGKMLYGEKAGRVAALMTALWPAQIMYTSVIASEHLFLILFIASVLLILKFIKKYTYKNYEMINGNLILIGIGVLTACAQLVRPMAMLLLPVFAVFVLLYNKYRANSIDNAGLKLKSIVLVVICYFGLINLVNIPIQNATGVDITKSNGGFNLMIGTNIKSNGTFNTEDFGIIEKNNYDFEKVHKEAKQIAIERLKGDPKHLWNLAKKKYQILWGNENYGYYWSMVAAQNSQAERIIKSHPRAFYGMAQFFYTLVILMALCACFYTLREKRYDALVLLMIFGGILVSYTFLEVQARYHMPVIPILILFGSSFLTEDSKI; from the coding sequence TTGAATAAGTTAAAATTTAAAGATTTTATTTTTTATGCAATAGTTTGGGGTGCTATTGCGCTGCTTATACTAATTAGCATATGTGTTATTCGAAATTTAGGCCCATCTGTTGTTAAAATGCCTTTTTATATGGGGTATATATATGTGATTTTATCTATAGCAGCTATATTTATATTGTATAAAGTAAATATAGTTACCAAGATAAACACTAAGGTTTTTATTACATTGCTGATAATTATTGCATTAGTTCCAAGATTTATATGGGTGTATTTTGTTCAAACTCAGCCATTTTCAGATTTTCTGCATTTACATAACTACGGAATAAATGCAAGCCAAGGCGATTTCAAAGGCTTTGTTGATTTCTATGCTGTATTTCCTTTTAAAATAGGCTTTGGTATGGTATTGGCAGGACTATATTATATTTTTGGGACAGGCTTGATGGTTGCTAAATTGTTTAATGTAGCTGCCTCTGTAATTCTTGTAATACTAATTTATACAGGTGGAAAAATGCTTTACGGAGAAAAGGCAGGAAGAGTAGCAGCTCTAATGACTGCACTTTGGCCGGCTCAAATAATGTATACCTCTGTAATTGCATCTGAGCATTTATTCTTAATATTGTTTATTGCTTCAGTACTGCTGATTTTAAAATTTATAAAGAAGTATACCTATAAAAATTATGAAATGATAAATGGTAATTTGATTTTAATTGGAATTGGTGTGCTTACAGCCTGCGCACAGTTGGTAAGACCTATGGCAATGCTTTTGCTGCCTGTATTTGCAGTGTTTGTATTACTATATAATAAATACCGGGCAAATTCAATTGATAATGCAGGCTTGAAGCTTAAATCTATTGTGTTGGTAGTTATCTGTTATTTTGGATTGATTAATTTAGTAAATATACCTATTCAAAATGCCACAGGAGTTGATATAACAAAATCAAACGGTGGATTTAACTTGATGATAGGAACTAATATCAAATCCAATGGAACCTTTAATACAGAAGACTTTGGAATAATTGAAAAGAATAATTATGATTTTGAAAAGGTTCATAAAGAGGCAAAACAAATAGCCATAGAGAGATTGAAGGGCGACCCCAAGCATCTATGGAACTTAGCAAAGAAAAAATATCAGATTCTTTGGGGAAATGAAAATTACGGGTACTATTGGAGTATGGTTGCGGCACAAAACTCCCAAGCTGAAAGAATAATAAAATCTCATCCAAGAGCTTTTTATGGTATGGCTCAGTTCTTCTATACTTTGGTCATCTTAATGGCTTTATGTGCATGCTTCTATACCCTTAGAGAAAAACGGTATGATGCACTTGTTTTATTGATGATATTTGGCGGGATACTAGTATCCTATACATTCCTTGAAGTACAGGCAAGATATCATATGCCTGTTATACCAATATTGATTTTATTTGGGTCGAGTTTTCTTACCGAAGACAGTAAGATATAA
- a CDS encoding pentapeptide repeat-containing protein: MKLDRPKIKVLKEATFEECALTNQFTNKKFVGKLEKDIKIEDAEFECCHFIEIDFKLIKPEKLIIWDCIFERCDLSNFIFNKISLKRCEFINCKLMGTVFSECFLESILFEKINGRYININGSKIRNIKVKNSDFSEGRLMENNTKNIEVEEVNFNSCDFIKTNLNDVDFSNCNIEGINIDLQSLKGMKVNSYQASCLASILGIKIV; this comes from the coding sequence ATGAAATTAGATAGACCTAAAATTAAAGTACTAAAAGAAGCAACTTTTGAAGAATGTGCTTTGACTAATCAATTTACAAATAAAAAGTTTGTTGGAAAACTTGAAAAGGACATTAAAATTGAGGATGCAGAATTTGAGTGTTGTCACTTTATTGAAATTGACTTCAAGCTAATAAAACCAGAAAAATTGATAATTTGGGATTGCATTTTTGAGAGATGTGATTTGTCAAACTTTATCTTCAATAAGATATCATTGAAAAGATGCGAATTCATTAATTGCAAATTAATGGGAACTGTTTTTAGTGAATGTTTTTTGGAAAGTATATTATTTGAAAAGATTAATGGAAGATATATAAATATAAATGGCAGCAAAATTCGCAATATTAAAGTGAAGAATTCTGATTTTAGTGAGGGTAGATTAATGGAAAATAACACTAAAAATATAGAGGTTGAAGAAGTCAATTTCAATAGTTGCGACTTTATCAAAACGAATCTGAATGATGTAGACTTTAGTAATTGTAATATAGAAGGTATCAACATAGATTTACAAAGCTTGAAGGGAATGAAGGTAAATAGTTATCAAGCTAGTTGCTTAGCTTCAATTCTTGGAATTAAAATTGTGTGA
- a CDS encoding Coenzyme F420 hydrogenase/dehydrogenase, beta subunit C-terminal domain, whose translation MIKITEKQNCTGCHACSNICPKQCIIMEADKEGFLYPKVDLDRCVDCGLCEKICPVLANIKVDNEPRAYACNNKNEQIRLESSSGGIFTLITEQIINDGGVVFGVSLNKDLTVLHSYVETKEQLKAFRGSKYVQSKIGETYKTAEHFLKQSRKVLFSGTPCQIEGLKAYLQKDYDNLFCIDIICHGVPSPKVWEKYLSYQEKREGAKAEGANFRHKNKGWNKFSMALEFDNGNEYIQTLDKDLYMKAFLKDTCLRPSCHKCSFKTLHRKSDITLADFWGINKVLPKMDDDKGTSLILINSERGRTMFDSLQDSILFEEVDLNKAVSYNPAAFRSAILNPNREGFFRDLDNLSFDKLVDKYCSESMTVLVKRKTKSVVIAILKKTRLLNLAKKVLKCVD comes from the coding sequence ATGATTAAAATTACAGAAAAACAGAACTGCACTGGCTGTCATGCCTGTTCAAATATCTGTCCTAAGCAATGCATTATTATGGAGGCTGATAAAGAAGGTTTTTTATATCCTAAAGTAGACTTAGATAGATGTGTTGATTGCGGACTTTGTGAAAAGATATGTCCAGTGCTTGCTAATATAAAAGTAGATAATGAACCACGAGCTTATGCCTGTAACAATAAAAATGAACAGATTCGATTAGAGAGCTCATCAGGCGGTATATTTACACTGATTACAGAGCAGATAATTAATGATGGCGGTGTTGTGTTTGGCGTTAGCCTAAATAAAGATTTAACTGTACTGCACAGCTATGTGGAAACTAAGGAACAACTGAAAGCTTTCCGTGGTTCAAAATATGTTCAGAGTAAGATTGGAGAAACTTATAAAACAGCCGAACATTTTCTTAAGCAGAGCCGAAAGGTATTATTTTCAGGAACACCTTGCCAGATAGAAGGTTTAAAAGCTTATTTACAGAAGGACTATGACAATTTGTTTTGTATAGATATTATTTGTCACGGAGTACCATCGCCTAAGGTTTGGGAAAAATACCTTTCATATCAGGAAAAACGCGAAGGTGCTAAGGCAGAGGGAGCAAATTTTAGACACAAAAATAAGGGATGGAATAAATTCTCTATGGCTTTAGAATTTGACAATGGAAATGAGTATATTCAAACCCTGGATAAGGATTTATATATGAAGGCATTTTTAAAGGATACATGCCTGCGACCCTCATGCCATAAGTGTAGCTTTAAGACATTGCACAGAAAGAGTGATATCACACTTGCTGATTTTTGGGGTATAAATAAGGTGTTGCCAAAGATGGATGATGATAAAGGTACTTCACTTATTCTGATAAATAGCGAAAGAGGAAGAACTATGTTTGACAGCCTTCAAGATAGCATTTTGTTTGAAGAGGTTGATTTAAACAAAGCAGTTTCCTATAATCCTGCTGCATTTAGATCTGCTATTTTAAATCCAAACAGAGAAGGTTTTTTCAGAGATTTAGATAACCTTTCCTTTGACAAATTAGTGGATAAATATTGCTCTGAGAGTATGACTGTGTTAGTTAAAAGGAAAACAAAATCAGTAGTAATTGCAATACTAAAAAAAACGAGATTACTAAATTTAGCGAAAAAAGTGCTGAAATGTGTGGATTGA
- a CDS encoding O-antigen ligase family protein yields the protein MWKYISNSLLYSLLIYIYKLFSNAFRNSLINKILLKISEWNQSSLTYKIVQDYTARTPKYVYSLTYRFLAFCGNKLDYIAENINSAYSRAYKNSLLYKLIKGTLNLGEKCFGKWYRVAFFIIIAIILCLAGCFLPKIAVVGIIGVLATIFILRDFERAAYLVGLYPILYFIAVETNIGSLASTWDELLIIFCIGVWFYRWIVDRRDFSFNWSPVDFPLFQFFFVAIVLFVVASFDSLGFDGLRSNIEYLMFFFIVVKLLRSENGAKNLVKIMIFTGIFMSVIGIYQYIAKVETPAYWTDKVEATSGPRVFSIVGSPNVLGCLLAMLIPLAISLVFSEKHILKKLLYTFATGLMGVCLILTGSRSSWIALGLALIIYAILSKKYKLIIGLVVVAALAYSFVPTVQSRISYLLHPEYIASSFRGGRFSKWPKALEMFYNNPIFGTGFGKFGGAVATNNKVKGAFYVDNYYLKAAVEMGIFGFISFLIALYNGVVWPLRAIRKVEDNVSKGIVQSGFGAMVGILFTNIVLNNFDAPSVTTYFWTISAICVYLGFIRKGPTNVLTKIIAKNESI from the coding sequence GTGTGGAAATATATATCTAATAGCCTGCTTTATAGCCTTCTGATATATATTTATAAGTTATTCTCTAATGCTTTTCGTAATAGCTTAATAAATAAAATATTGCTAAAAATATCAGAATGGAACCAAAGCAGTCTAACTTATAAAATTGTACAGGATTACACTGCACGTACTCCAAAATATGTATACTCATTAACATATAGGTTCTTGGCGTTTTGCGGAAATAAGCTGGATTATATTGCAGAAAATATTAATTCTGCATACTCACGCGCATACAAAAATAGCCTTCTTTATAAATTAATTAAAGGCACATTGAATTTAGGCGAAAAGTGTTTTGGTAAGTGGTATAGAGTTGCTTTCTTTATTATTATTGCCATTATTCTTTGTTTAGCTGGCTGCTTCTTGCCTAAAATTGCTGTAGTAGGAATTATAGGTGTTTTAGCCACAATATTTATATTGCGTGATTTTGAAAGAGCAGCTTACCTAGTAGGTTTATATCCTATATTATACTTTATAGCTGTTGAAACTAATATAGGTTCACTAGCATCTACTTGGGATGAACTTCTAATTATTTTCTGTATCGGAGTATGGTTTTATAGATGGATAGTGGACAGAAGAGATTTCTCCTTTAATTGGTCACCTGTTGATTTTCCATTATTTCAATTCTTCTTTGTGGCAATAGTTCTGTTTGTTGTAGCGTCCTTTGATTCACTTGGTTTTGATGGATTAAGGTCAAATATAGAGTACTTAATGTTCTTCTTTATTGTTGTTAAGCTGCTTAGAAGTGAAAATGGTGCTAAAAACTTAGTAAAGATAATGATTTTTACAGGTATTTTTATGTCTGTAATTGGTATATATCAGTATATTGCTAAAGTTGAGACTCCTGCATATTGGACTGACAAGGTGGAGGCTACTTCTGGCCCTAGAGTTTTCTCAATTGTAGGAAGTCCAAATGTTCTTGGCTGCTTATTAGCTATGCTAATACCTCTGGCGATATCACTGGTTTTTTCAGAAAAACATATTTTGAAAAAACTTTTATACACCTTCGCTACTGGTTTGATGGGAGTTTGCTTAATTCTTACTGGTTCACGTTCTTCCTGGATAGCACTTGGGCTTGCACTGATTATTTATGCAATTCTAAGTAAAAAATACAAGTTAATTATTGGGTTAGTAGTTGTAGCAGCTCTCGCTTATAGCTTTGTTCCAACAGTTCAGAGCAGGATTAGTTACTTGCTACATCCGGAATATATTGCAAGCAGCTTCAGAGGCGGAAGATTCTCAAAATGGCCAAAAGCCTTGGAAATGTTCTATAACAATCCTATATTTGGAACAGGCTTTGGAAAATTTGGTGGTGCCGTAGCAACAAATAATAAGGTTAAAGGCGCCTTCTATGTTGATAATTATTATCTTAAGGCAGCTGTAGAAATGGGCATATTTGGTTTCATTTCATTTTTAATAGCTTTATATAATGGGGTGGTTTGGCCTCTAAGAGCAATTAGAAAAGTTGAAGATAATGTTTCTAAAGGAATTGTTCAAAGTGGATTCGGAGCTATGGTAGGTATTCTATTTACTAATATAGTACTTAATAACTTTGATGCACCTTCTGTAACCACATACTTCTGGACAATATCAGCAATTTGCGTTTATCTAGGATTTATTAGGAAAGGTCCTACTAATGTACTTACAAAAATTATTGCTAAAAATGAGAGTATTTAA
- a CDS encoding DUF4330 domain-containing protein, which translates to MKIVNEKGKLFGLINIIDFSIIVLVLLVGVVVFFKTIGTDVSPIATGENQQNITVTYRCTVRNTDQIKALKEGDQLISLLNPADAYIKSISYTDLQVPISTADGKAVYAPDPIRKELTVKFTMKTKPGNGKITLDSQDVAVGKVFTLKTRTFETQGTIEAIEFN; encoded by the coding sequence ATGAAGATAGTAAATGAAAAAGGCAAGTTATTTGGATTAATTAATATTATTGATTTTAGCATTATTGTTCTAGTATTGTTAGTTGGTGTAGTAGTCTTTTTTAAGACAATTGGTACAGACGTTAGTCCTATTGCAACTGGAGAAAATCAGCAAAATATAACTGTTACTTATAGATGTACAGTAAGAAATACTGATCAAATAAAAGCTCTAAAAGAGGGTGACCAGCTTATTTCACTTTTAAATCCTGCAGACGCATATATCAAGTCCATATCCTATACAGACCTACAAGTACCAATAAGTACAGCTGATGGAAAAGCAGTATATGCTCCTGACCCAATCAGAAAAGAGCTCACAGTTAAATTTACAATGAAAACTAAACCTGGTAACGGAAAAATTACATTAGATAGTCAGGATGTTGCAGTAGGTAAAGTATTTACATTAAAAACTCGTACCTTTGAAACACAGGGAACTATAGAAGCCATCGAGTTTAATTAG
- a CDS encoding glycosyltransferase family 2 protein has protein sequence MNSPPLISVIIPMYNTSQYIKQTVESVLAQTYGNFEVIIMDDGSTDNGAEIVKGLVEKDARIKYFFQSNQGVSAARNNAIEQSQGEFVAFLDSDDLWLPTKLEKQINRLTSTGMDACYCGYQYFCEASKGEVFPKRYSEGKILIDVIKEKVSVWTSTVVVKKSVIINNSITFRPGLNWAEDMDFFYRLLFKCEFCFVKETLALYRQRPNSLSTAPDRLPEIQLWREFGQWIQTAQSSIPYNKQDIENAIIHYKIPSVAIYCLYQRLCNGIKPDEDFFEKSPLKLIDDYKLSFSETGLKLYIKKLLLRYKYGYK, from the coding sequence ATGAACAGTCCACCATTAATTTCCGTAATAATACCAATGTATAATACTAGTCAATATATCAAGCAAACAGTGGAAAGTGTACTGGCTCAAACCTATGGCAATTTTGAAGTTATCATAATGGATGACGGCAGTACAGATAACGGAGCTGAAATTGTAAAAGGCTTAGTTGAAAAAGATGCCAGAATCAAGTACTTTTTTCAATCCAATCAAGGTGTTTCTGCTGCTAGAAACAATGCTATTGAGCAATCTCAAGGTGAATTTGTAGCATTTTTAGATAGTGATGACTTATGGTTGCCAACTAAGCTTGAAAAGCAAATAAACAGACTGACCAGTACCGGCATGGATGCCTGTTATTGCGGTTATCAGTACTTTTGCGAAGCTTCAAAGGGTGAAGTCTTTCCCAAACGCTACTCAGAAGGCAAAATATTGATAGATGTAATAAAAGAAAAGGTTTCTGTATGGACAAGCACTGTTGTTGTAAAGAAGTCAGTTATTATAAATAATTCTATTACCTTCAGGCCAGGCTTAAATTGGGCTGAGGATATGGATTTTTTCTATAGGCTGCTATTTAAATGTGAGTTTTGTTTTGTTAAAGAAACACTAGCTCTTTACAGGCAAAGACCCAATTCGCTATCAACCGCACCAGACAGACTGCCTGAGATACAATTGTGGAGGGAATTTGGTCAATGGATACAAACTGCCCAATCCTCTATACCTTATAATAAGCAGGACATTGAAAATGCTATAATCCATTATAAGATTCCTAGTGTTGCAATATATTGTCTTTATCAAAGGCTTTGTAATGGTATAAAGCCAGACGAGGATTTTTTCGAAAAATCACCACTGAAATTGATTGATGATTATAAATTAAGCTTTTCAGAAACTGGTTTAAAGCTTTATATCAAAAAGCTATTGTTGCGTTATAAGTATGGGTATAAGTGA
- a CDS encoding polysaccharide pyruvyl transferase family protein produces the protein MKKLLLYAHAGSRNHGCEAIVRSTLKILNLNNINISLATFRSQEDIDFLSPDFKLNIIEYKRYEGLHPLRLIDAALRKLRINQNLLFSFSQKDIVSAMDKNTLSLSIGGDNYCYGIPRWIYYTNRIAAQKGSKTVFWGCSVDPEVINKEMLEDLKRYSLIIARESITYRAFVEKGLTNVVLLPDPAFTLDTKLAKLPNGFVAGNTIGINVSPLIMKNERSEGIVFKSYSTLIQHIINTTDSQIALIPHVLWDHDNDMVPLRKLYDMFKDTGRVILIGGTYNCMELKGFISQCKLFIGARTHATIAAYSTFVPTLVIGYSVKARGIAKDIFGSEDKYILPVQKLEQEDQLINAYNSLAAEEDEIRKHLEGFMPEYISNAYKAGDYVKKLGLN, from the coding sequence ATGAAAAAGCTACTGCTGTATGCTCACGCAGGGAGTAGAAATCATGGTTGTGAGGCAATTGTAAGATCAACACTAAAAATATTAAACCTTAATAATATTAACATATCTCTGGCTACTTTTAGAAGTCAGGAAGATATTGATTTCCTATCTCCTGATTTTAAATTAAATATAATAGAATACAAAAGGTATGAAGGATTACATCCCCTTCGTTTAATTGATGCTGCTTTAAGGAAATTACGAATAAATCAGAACCTGCTTTTTTCTTTCTCTCAAAAAGATATTGTCTCTGCTATGGACAAAAACACCTTAAGTCTTTCTATTGGAGGTGATAATTACTGCTACGGCATACCCAGATGGATATACTACACTAACAGAATTGCTGCTCAAAAAGGAAGCAAAACAGTTTTCTGGGGCTGCTCAGTTGACCCTGAGGTCATTAATAAAGAAATGTTGGAAGATTTGAAAAGGTATAGCCTTATTATTGCTAGAGAGAGTATTACCTATCGCGCATTTGTTGAAAAAGGACTAACTAATGTAGTTCTTTTGCCTGACCCAGCTTTTACACTGGATACAAAGCTTGCTAAGCTTCCAAATGGCTTTGTTGCAGGAAATACTATTGGCATTAATGTAAGCCCATTAATTATGAAAAACGAGCGCAGCGAAGGTATTGTTTTTAAAAGTTATTCAACACTGATACAGCACATTATAAATACAACCGATAGTCAAATCGCCTTAATTCCTCACGTTCTATGGGATCATGACAATGATATGGTTCCCCTTCGTAAGCTGTACGATATGTTCAAAGACACTGGCAGGGTTATATTAATTGGTGGCACATATAATTGCATGGAACTAAAAGGTTTTATATCTCAATGCAAATTATTTATTGGGGCTCGTACTCATGCTACAATTGCAGCCTATTCCACATTTGTGCCAACATTAGTAATAGGCTATTCTGTCAAGGCGAGAGGAATCGCAAAGGATATATTCGGCAGTGAGGATAAATACATTTTACCTGTTCAGAAATTAGAGCAAGAGGATCAGTTAATAAATGCATATAACTCTTTAGCAGCTGAAGAAGATGAAATCAGAAAACACCTTGAAGGCTTTATGCCAGAGTACATCAGCAATGCATATAAGGCTGGAGATTATGTAAAAAAGCTTGGCTTAAATTAA
- a CDS encoding NAD(P)H-hydrate dehydratase, translating into MKAVTGIEMGAIDKYSIEQMGIPGIVLMENAALKIVKHIELYVEQNHLEIPKILIVAGKGNNAGDAFAVARHLIISGKKVKTYCLFDNKYIVGDARINFDILQKLDGDIAFLNDSSELDEFIIDIKNFDIVLDGIFGTGFRGQINGHIAKVIEIINHNASYIMSIDIASGIEAATGKIANTCIMANKTVTFELPKIGQLIYPGKHNSGQLEIESIGMPSKSIQSIDINTNLTDIDFINSVIPIRKEEFNKGNCGKVLIVTGSLGMAGSGCIAAKASLRTGTGLVYIAAPSSLLNIYQSVVPEAVAIGLKDSNGIMEEEAVDVILDMLKKCNATAIGPGISTHKSIYNIVRSIAENAKIPLVLDADALNVIAEDTSIFNKFQKDVVITPHPGEMSRLTGLEIKYIQENRIEVAKKYAGLWGVTVVLKGARTIIADKNEEVFINPTGNSGMATAGSGDALSGIIASLIGQGVSPFEAAIAGTYIHGLAGDIGAQQKGLYGLNALDIVENIPYAIINVTDRNKTQA; encoded by the coding sequence ATGAAAGCAGTAACAGGAATTGAGATGGGCGCAATTGACAAGTATTCTATTGAGCAAATGGGTATTCCGGGAATTGTATTAATGGAAAATGCAGCTTTAAAAATTGTTAAGCATATTGAATTGTATGTTGAGCAAAACCATCTGGAAATTCCAAAGATTTTGATAGTTGCTGGAAAGGGAAATAATGCAGGGGATGCTTTTGCTGTAGCAAGACACTTAATTATATCTGGCAAAAAAGTAAAGACCTACTGCTTATTTGATAATAAATATATAGTTGGAGATGCAAGGATTAATTTTGATATATTGCAAAAACTTGATGGTGATATAGCGTTTCTAAATGATAGTTCAGAATTGGATGAATTTATTATTGATATAAAAAATTTTGATATTGTTTTAGATGGTATATTTGGAACAGGGTTTAGGGGTCAAATTAATGGTCATATCGCAAAAGTTATAGAAATTATAAACCATAATGCTAGCTATATAATGTCAATTGATATAGCTTCAGGTATCGAGGCTGCTACAGGTAAAATAGCAAATACCTGTATTATGGCTAATAAAACCGTTACATTTGAACTTCCTAAAATAGGACAGCTTATTTATCCTGGGAAACACAATTCAGGACAGCTAGAAATAGAAAGCATTGGTATGCCAAGTAAGTCTATTCAAAGCATAGACATAAATACTAATCTTACAGATATAGATTTTATAAATTCTGTTATTCCTATTAGAAAAGAAGAATTTAACAAGGGTAATTGCGGAAAGGTTCTAATTGTTACTGGTTCATTAGGTATGGCAGGCTCAGGCTGTATAGCAGCAAAAGCCAGCCTTCGGACAGGAACTGGTTTGGTTTATATAGCGGCTCCTTCTAGCCTTTTAAATATATATCAAAGTGTTGTGCCAGAGGCTGTTGCAATAGGGTTAAAAGACAGCAATGGTATAATGGAAGAAGAGGCTGTGGATGTTATACTTGATATGTTAAAAAAATGTAATGCAACTGCTATTGGACCAGGCATTTCAACTCACAAAAGTATATATAATATAGTAAGAAGTATTGCAGAAAATGCAAAAATCCCGTTGGTATTAGATGCCGATGCGCTTAATGTAATTGCTGAAGATACGAGTATTTTTAATAAATTTCAAAAGGATGTAGTTATAACACCTCATCCTGGAGAAATGTCAAGGCTCACAGGACTTGAAATCAAATACATTCAAGAAAACAGAATAGAAGTGGCAAAAAAATATGCTGGTCTTTGGGGAGTTACAGTAGTACTCAAAGGTGCTAGAACAATAATTGCAGATAAAAATGAAGAGGTATTTATTAATCCAACAGGAAATTCGGGGATGGCAACTGCTGGCAGCGGAGATGCATTATCAGGTATTATAGCTTCGTTAATTGGTCAGGGTGTCAGTCCATTTGAAGCAGCAATTGCTGGAACGTATATTCATGGTTTGGCTGGAGATATTGGGGCTCAACAAAAAGGCTTATACGGACTAAATGCTCTGGATATAGTAGAGAATATTCCTTATGCTATTATTAATGTAACCGACAGGAATAAAACGCAGGCTTAG